Proteins co-encoded in one Streptococcus ruminicola genomic window:
- a CDS encoding CapA family protein, with the protein MLDRIIYKKTTLACLAFILLSLLGAAFYGLLFEKASPSDKTQQSKAQSSKVKTARVMANGDILIHNGLYGSAEQADGTYDFKPFFEYAKDWISSADLAIGDYEGTISPDYPLAGYPLFNAPSEIADAMKDTGYDVVDLAHNHVLDSGLSGALNTVKTFDKLGMPSIGVYKKDRDKEDILIKNVNGIKIAILGYSYAYNGLEANLSAEDYEKHMSDLNEDKMKAEIQEAEKKADVTIVMPQMGVEYQREPTQEQVTLYHKMIDWGADVIFGGHPHVVEPSETVEKDGEKKFIIYSMGNFISNQRLETVDDIWTERGLLMDVTFEKKNHKTKIKTVAAHPTMVWVWSKGVTGSEGFVLSDYRTLILEDFIKGGKYRDKLDASMQEKVDTAYQEMNELVNLQWN; encoded by the coding sequence ATGTTAGATAGGATAATTTATAAAAAGACAACGTTGGCTTGCTTGGCATTCATATTGCTAAGCTTATTAGGTGCAGCATTTTATGGCTTACTATTTGAGAAAGCTAGTCCAAGTGACAAGACTCAGCAATCAAAAGCTCAGTCAAGTAAAGTCAAAACAGCGCGTGTCATGGCAAATGGTGATATTCTTATCCATAATGGTCTTTATGGCAGTGCTGAGCAGGCTGATGGGACTTATGATTTTAAACCTTTCTTTGAGTATGCCAAAGACTGGATTTCAAGTGCAGATTTGGCAATTGGTGACTATGAAGGAACGATTAGTCCAGATTATCCTTTAGCTGGCTATCCTTTATTCAATGCACCGAGTGAAATTGCTGATGCTATGAAAGACACAGGTTATGATGTTGTCGATTTAGCTCACAACCATGTCCTTGATTCTGGTCTTTCAGGTGCACTTAATACCGTTAAAACCTTTGATAAATTAGGAATGCCTAGCATTGGCGTTTACAAAAAAGACCGAGACAAAGAAGATATTTTAATTAAAAATGTTAATGGTATTAAAATTGCTATTTTAGGTTATTCTTATGCTTACAATGGACTAGAAGCTAATTTGTCAGCTGAGGATTATGAGAAGCACATGTCTGATTTAAATGAAGACAAGATGAAAGCTGAAATTCAGGAAGCTGAAAAGAAAGCTGATGTAACAATTGTCATGCCACAAATGGGAGTGGAATACCAACGCGAACCAACTCAAGAGCAAGTAACCCTTTATCACAAGATGATCGATTGGGGTGCAGATGTTATCTTTGGTGGACACCCTCACGTTGTGGAACCATCAGAAACTGTCGAAAAAGACGGCGAAAAGAAATTTATTATCTATTCAATGGGAAATTTTATTTCTAATCAACGTTTAGAAACGGTTGATGACATTTGGACAGAACGTGGTCTTTTGATGGATGTGACATTTGAAAAGAAAAATCATAAAACGAAAATTAAAACTGTCGCAGCTCACCCAACAATGGTTTGGGTATGGAGCAAGGGCGTGACAGGGTCAGAAGGGTTTGTTCTTTCAGATTATCGTACGCTTATTTTAGAAGACTTTATAAAAGGTGGTAAATACCGCGACAAACTTGATGCCAGTATGCAAGAGAAAGTCGATACTGCCTATCAAGAAATGAATGAATTGGTGAATTTACAATGGAATTAA
- a CDS encoding bifunctional folylpolyglutamate synthase/dihydrofolate synthase, with protein sequence MTYIDTLNWIHSHKANGRRPSLERMRHLLNLLDNPQNKFPAVHIVGTNGKGSTTSFLQHILTASGYKTGTFTSPFITRFNERIAIDSKEISDSDLVKTAQAIKPIVDSNDFQEKVGKVTEFELVTALMFYYFATINPVDVAVIEAGIGGTFDSTNVFTAKAVICPSISIDHQETLGKTLTEIAGHKAGVLNPHVPFIFGQMTPEVQKVFHQKAKELDCPTYELDKEFSIRENGESFDFYYKDISIANITLSMLGHHQRTNASLAAMAAIILKSYFKNITKTTIKNGLENTVWAGRCELMRPNLMLDGAHNEDSIAKLVDVLKKDFSNRNIHILFAGLGRKPLTQMLEELSAYDLAVTSFDFYQAQALSDYPEKYTKISDYKDWLKKAEQRPEDFFVVTGSLYFISEVRNFLLNQ encoded by the coding sequence ATGACTTATATTGACACGCTAAATTGGATTCACTCTCACAAAGCTAATGGTCGCCGACCAAGTTTAGAGCGCATGCGCCATCTCCTTAACTTACTTGATAACCCGCAAAATAAATTTCCAGCTGTTCACATTGTGGGAACTAACGGCAAAGGCTCTACAACTAGTTTTCTCCAACATATCTTAACAGCATCAGGTTATAAAACAGGTACCTTCACATCTCCTTTTATCACGCGCTTTAATGAACGTATCGCTATCGATAGCAAAGAAATTTCTGATAGCGATCTGGTTAAAACAGCACAGGCAATTAAACCTATCGTAGATAGCAATGACTTTCAAGAAAAAGTTGGTAAGGTAACAGAATTTGAACTTGTCACAGCTCTTATGTTCTATTACTTTGCAACTATCAATCCTGTCGACGTCGCCGTTATTGAAGCTGGTATTGGTGGTACTTTTGACTCAACCAATGTCTTTACAGCGAAAGCAGTTATCTGCCCATCAATCAGTATCGACCACCAAGAAACACTGGGGAAAACTCTTACTGAAATTGCTGGTCATAAAGCTGGTGTTTTAAATCCTCACGTTCCTTTTATTTTTGGTCAAATGACACCAGAGGTCCAAAAAGTATTTCATCAAAAAGCTAAGGAGCTCGATTGTCCGACATATGAACTAGATAAAGAGTTCTCAATCAGAGAAAATGGTGAAAGCTTTGATTTTTATTATAAAGATATAAGCATTGCAAACATCACTTTATCAATGCTTGGTCATCATCAACGAACTAATGCCTCGTTAGCTGCTATGGCTGCTATCATTCTTAAATCGTATTTCAAAAATATTACTAAAACAACTATCAAAAATGGCTTAGAAAATACGGTTTGGGCTGGGCGTTGTGAGTTGATGCGACCAAACCTCATGTTAGATGGTGCACATAACGAAGATTCGATTGCAAAATTAGTCGACGTGCTAAAAAAAGACTTTTCAAATCGCAACATTCACATCCTCTTTGCAGGATTAGGGCGTAAGCCTTTGACACAAATGCTCGAAGAACTATCTGCATACGACTTAGCAGTGACCAGTTTTGATTTCTATCAAGCACAAGCCTTGTCAGATTATCCTGAAAAATACACCAAAATTTCTGACTATAAAGACTGGCTAAAGAAAGCTGAACAAAGACCCGAAGATTTCTTTGTTGTCACTGGTTCGCTTTACTTCATCTCAGAAGTTCGCAACTTTTTACTCAACCAATAA
- a CDS encoding cysteine desulfurase family protein has protein sequence MIYFDNSATTIPYPEVLRTYQEVASKIYGNPSSLHNLGTKASRILEASRKQIAGLLGVKSDEIIFTSGGTEGDNWGLKGVAFEKERYGKHIIVSDIEHPAVKESAKWLGEHGFEVSYAPVDEKGFVDVDKLAELLRPDTTLVSIMAVNNEIGSIQPIKAISELLSDKPGISFHVDAVQAIGKIPAADYLTDRVDFASFSGHKFHSVRGVGFIYKKEGKKLNPLLAGGGQEGDLRSTTENVAGIAATAKALRLVTDKEAYALPKIAKMKEIIYDELAKHKDIVIFSGKDDTFAPNILTFGIKGVRGEVVVHAFEEHEIYISTTSACSSKAGKPAGTLIAMGVPTKLAQSAVRISLDDDNDMGQVEQFLTIFKQVYEKTQKVR, from the coding sequence ATGATTTACTTTGATAACTCTGCCACTACAATTCCCTATCCTGAAGTTTTGCGCACTTATCAGGAAGTGGCAAGTAAAATTTATGGAAATCCATCAAGTTTGCACAATCTAGGAACAAAAGCTAGTCGTATTCTAGAGGCAAGCCGTAAGCAAATCGCTGGCTTGCTTGGCGTTAAAAGTGATGAAATTATTTTCACTTCTGGTGGTACTGAAGGAGACAACTGGGGTCTTAAAGGTGTCGCATTTGAAAAAGAACGCTACGGAAAACACATCATCGTATCAGATATCGAACACCCAGCTGTCAAAGAATCTGCAAAATGGCTTGGCGAACACGGTTTTGAAGTGTCTTATGCGCCAGTTGATGAAAAAGGTTTTGTTGATGTTGATAAATTAGCAGAGCTTTTGCGCCCAGATACAACTTTGGTCTCAATCATGGCAGTTAATAATGAAATTGGTTCTATCCAACCAATTAAAGCCATCTCAGAATTACTATCTGATAAACCAGGAATTTCATTCCACGTGGATGCTGTTCAAGCTATCGGTAAAATTCCAGCAGCTGATTATTTGACAGACCGTGTTGACTTTGCAAGTTTTTCTGGTCACAAATTCCACAGTGTTCGTGGTGTCGGATTCATTTACAAAAAAGAAGGCAAGAAATTAAATCCATTGCTAGCCGGTGGTGGGCAAGAAGGTGACCTTCGCTCAACTACTGAAAATGTTGCAGGGATTGCTGCGACAGCGAAAGCTCTTCGCTTGGTTACTGACAAAGAAGCTTACGCCCTTCCAAAAATCGCCAAAATGAAAGAAATCATTTATGACGAATTAGCTAAGCACAAAGATATCGTTATTTTCTCTGGTAAAGATGATACTTTTGCCCCAAACATCTTAACGTTTGGTATCAAAGGTGTACGTGGAGAAGTAGTAGTTCATGCCTTTGAAGAACATGAAATCTATATTTCAACAACATCAGCTTGTTCATCAAAAGCAGGAAAACCTGCAGGAACATTGATTGCCATGGGAGTCCCTACAAAACTAGCGCAGTCAGCTGTTCGCATTAGTCTCGATGATGACAATGATATGGGACAAGTTGAACAATTCCTAACAATTTTCAAACAAGTCTACGAAAAAACACAAAAAGTAAGATAA
- the aroB gene encoding 3-dehydroquinate synthase, which yields MKLNVNLPQTPYDIVIEKGVLAKAGDWVKSLWQPQKIALITDNHVGSLYAEKVKLSIENAGFEVIVFDFLEGEASKNLQTVNKAYEFLVKNGMTRSDGIVALGGGVVGDLAGFVASTYMRGIHFLQIPTSLTAQVDSSIGGKTGVNTPFAKNMVGTFTQPDGVLIDPETLQTLGKRELIEGMGEVIKYGLIEDVELWNELSAMDGSPESILKHAESIIYRSCNVKRKVVVEDELDNGVRLYLNFGHTIGHAVEATAGYGKVMHGEAVAIGMVQISRVAEAKGLMPKGITKEIFEMCQKFGLPTDYQPWDVEVLYGALVHDKKARGKMIKAVLVPELGSAAINQIPLEKMKEYLEK from the coding sequence ATGAAATTGAATGTTAATCTCCCACAAACACCTTATGATATTGTGATTGAAAAAGGTGTCTTAGCTAAAGCCGGTGATTGGGTAAAATCACTTTGGCAACCTCAAAAAATCGCCCTTATTACAGATAACCATGTTGGAAGTTTGTATGCTGAAAAAGTTAAGCTTAGCATTGAAAACGCTGGCTTTGAAGTGATTGTTTTTGATTTTCTAGAAGGTGAAGCATCAAAAAATCTTCAAACAGTCAATAAAGCATATGAATTTTTGGTTAAAAATGGTATGACACGTAGCGATGGAATCGTTGCGCTTGGCGGAGGTGTCGTTGGAGATTTAGCTGGTTTCGTAGCGTCTACTTATATGCGCGGAATTCATTTCTTGCAAATTCCGACGAGTCTAACGGCTCAAGTGGATTCATCAATTGGTGGTAAAACAGGTGTTAATACACCATTTGCTAAAAATATGGTTGGAACATTTACGCAACCAGATGGTGTTTTAATCGATCCTGAAACCCTTCAAACGCTTGGAAAACGAGAACTCATTGAAGGTATGGGGGAAGTTATCAAGTATGGTTTGATTGAAGACGTTGAACTTTGGAACGAACTTTCTGCTATGGATGGTTCGCCTGAAAGTATTTTAAAACATGCAGAAAGCATTATCTATCGCTCATGTAATGTAAAACGTAAAGTTGTTGTAGAAGATGAACTTGATAATGGTGTTCGTCTTTATCTTAACTTTGGTCACACTATTGGTCATGCTGTTGAAGCAACTGCAGGCTATGGTAAAGTGATGCATGGTGAAGCTGTTGCCATTGGTATGGTACAAATTTCTCGTGTTGCCGAAGCAAAAGGTTTAATGCCTAAAGGTATCACTAAAGAGATTTTTGAAATGTGCCAAAAATTTGGTTTACCAACAGACTACCAACCATGGGATGTTGAGGTGCTTTACGGAGCTTTAGTACATGACAAAAAAGCTCGTGGCAAAATGATTAAGGCCGTTCTCGTGCCAGAGCTTGGTAGCGCAGCGATTAATCAGATCCCCCTTGAAAAGATGAAAGAGTATTTGGAGAAATAA
- a CDS encoding YlbF/YmcA family competence regulator, with the protein MANIYDLANELEREIRVLPEYKKAQECRAAIDADEEAKALFKEFTEFQQGLYAKLQSGQMPTGDEQTKMQELGAKIEANPVLKAYLGAQQSLSVYVADLEKIIFGPLQDLLK; encoded by the coding sequence ATGGCAAACATTTATGATTTAGCAAATGAACTAGAACGCGAAATCCGTGTTCTTCCTGAATACAAAAAAGCACAAGAATGCCGTGCTGCGATTGATGCTGACGAAGAAGCAAAAGCTTTGTTTAAAGAATTCACTGAATTCCAACAAGGTCTTTATGCCAAATTGCAATCAGGTCAAATGCCGACTGGTGATGAACAAACTAAAATGCAAGAATTGGGTGCTAAAATCGAAGCAAATCCAGTTCTTAAAGCTTATCTTGGTGCTCAACAATCATTGTCAGTTTATGTAGCAGACCTTGAAAAAATTATTTTTGGTCCTTTACAAGACCTTTTGAAATAG
- the thiI gene encoding tRNA uracil 4-sulfurtransferase ThiI has protein sequence MQYSEIMVRYGELSTKGKNRMRFINKLKRNMKHVLSIYPDVRVVADRDRAHIFLNGTDYVPVAESLKQIFGIQAFSPSYKVEKNLETIKKAVQDVMTDVYHEGLTFKITSKRSDHNFEMDSRELNQYLGSAVFEVLPNIQAQMKGPDVNLKVEIREEAAYLSYENIKGAGGLPVGTAGRGMLMLSGGIDSPVAGYLALKRGVDIEAVHFASPPYTSPGALKKAQDLTRKLTKFGGNIDFIEVPFTEIQEEIKEKAPEAYLMTLTRRFMMRITDRIREERNGLVIINGESLGQVASQTLESMRAINAVTATPIIRPVVTMDKLEIIDIAQKIDTFDISIQPFEDCCTIFAPDRPKTNPKIKNVEQYEKRMDVEGLVERAVAGIKVTTITPQAEHDEVDDLIDDLL, from the coding sequence ATGCAATACTCAGAAATTATGGTTCGCTACGGCGAATTATCAACTAAAGGAAAGAACCGCATGCGTTTCATCAATAAATTGAAACGTAACATGAAACACGTTCTTTCAATTTATCCAGATGTCCGTGTTGTGGCTGACCGCGATCGCGCTCACATTTTCTTAAATGGTACTGACTATGTTCCCGTTGCGGAATCATTAAAACAAATTTTCGGGATTCAAGCATTTTCACCATCATACAAGGTTGAAAAAAATCTAGAAACGATTAAAAAAGCTGTTCAAGATGTGATGACTGACGTTTATCATGAAGGTTTGACATTTAAAATCACAAGTAAACGTAGCGACCACAACTTTGAGATGGATAGCCGTGAATTGAATCAATACCTTGGTTCAGCTGTCTTTGAAGTTTTGCCTAACATTCAAGCGCAAATGAAAGGGCCGGATGTCAATCTTAAAGTTGAAATTCGTGAAGAAGCTGCCTACCTTTCATATGAAAATATCAAAGGTGCTGGAGGACTTCCTGTTGGAACAGCTGGACGCGGAATGTTGATGTTATCAGGTGGTATTGATTCACCTGTTGCAGGTTACCTTGCTCTTAAACGCGGGGTTGATATTGAAGCTGTCCACTTTGCTAGCCCACCATATACTAGTCCTGGTGCTCTTAAAAAAGCTCAAGATTTAACACGTAAATTGACAAAATTCGGTGGTAACATTGATTTCATCGAAGTACCATTTACGGAAATCCAAGAAGAAATCAAAGAAAAAGCGCCAGAAGCTTACTTGATGACTTTGACACGTCGTTTCATGATGCGTATTACAGATCGCATTCGTGAAGAACGTAATGGCTTGGTTATCATCAATGGTGAAAGTCTTGGACAAGTGGCTAGTCAAACGCTTGAAAGTATGCGTGCCATTAATGCCGTAACTGCAACGCCAATTATTCGTCCAGTTGTCACAATGGATAAATTGGAAATCATTGATATTGCACAAAAAATCGATACTTTTGATATTTCAATTCAACCATTTGAAGATTGCTGTACTATCTTTGCGCCAGATCGTCCAAAAACAAATCCAAAAATCAAAAATGTTGAACAATACGAAAAACGTATGGACGTTGAAGGACTTGTTGAACGTGCTGTTGCAGGAATTAAAGTGACAACAATCACACCACAAGCAGAACATGATGAAGTCGATGACTTAATCGATGACTTACTATAA
- the aroC gene encoding chorismate synthase, translating into MRYLTAGESHGPRLTAIIEGVPAGLPLTAEDINVDLKRRQGGYGRGGRMKIESDKVEITSGVRHGKTTGAPITLNVINKDHEKWLDIMAVEDIDDALKTKRKITHPRPGHADLVGGMKYRFEDLRNSLERSSARETTMRVAVGAVAKRILAELDIEIANHVVVFGGKEVDVPEGLTVSQIKELASQSEVSIVNQEREQEIKDYIDQIKKDGDTIGGVVETVVGGVPVGLGSYVQWDKKLDAKIAGAVVSINAFKGVEFGLGFKDGYLKGSQVMDEILWNEEEGYTRRTNNLGGFEGGMTNGQPIVVRGVMKPIPTLYKPLMSVDIETHEPYKATVERSDPTALPAAGVVMEAVVATVVADEILEKFSSDNLEELKEAVARHRDYVKHF; encoded by the coding sequence ATGAGATATTTGACAGCTGGTGAATCTCACGGACCGCGTTTAACGGCTATTATTGAAGGAGTTCCTGCGGGACTTCCTTTAACTGCCGAAGATATTAATGTTGATTTGAAACGTCGCCAAGGCGGTTACGGTCGTGGCGGACGTATGAAAATTGAGTCAGATAAGGTTGAAATAACATCTGGCGTGCGTCATGGAAAAACAACAGGAGCTCCAATTACTCTTAACGTTATCAATAAAGACCACGAAAAATGGTTAGACATTATGGCTGTTGAAGATATTGATGATGCTCTTAAAACAAAACGTAAAATCACTCATCCACGTCCTGGTCATGCTGACCTTGTAGGTGGAATGAAATATCGCTTTGAAGATTTGCGTAATTCTCTCGAACGTTCTTCTGCGCGTGAAACAACAATGCGTGTGGCAGTTGGTGCTGTGGCAAAACGTATTTTGGCTGAGTTGGACATTGAAATTGCTAACCACGTTGTGGTCTTTGGCGGTAAAGAAGTTGATGTTCCAGAAGGACTCACTGTGTCACAAATTAAAGAATTAGCTAGCCAATCAGAAGTGTCAATTGTTAACCAAGAACGTGAACAAGAAATCAAAGATTATATTGACCAAATCAAAAAAGATGGAGATACCATTGGTGGTGTTGTCGAAACAGTTGTTGGTGGTGTTCCTGTTGGACTTGGTTCTTATGTGCAATGGGATAAGAAACTTGATGCTAAGATTGCTGGTGCCGTTGTTTCAATTAATGCCTTCAAAGGTGTTGAGTTTGGACTTGGTTTCAAAGATGGTTACCTTAAAGGTAGCCAAGTAATGGATGAAATCCTCTGGAACGAAGAAGAAGGATACACACGCCGTACGAATAATCTTGGTGGTTTTGAAGGTGGTATGACAAACGGTCAACCAATTGTTGTGCGTGGTGTCATGAAACCTATCCCAACGCTTTATAAACCTTTGATGTCAGTTGATATTGAAACTCACGAGCCTTATAAAGCAACTGTCGAACGTTCAGATCCAACGGCTCTTCCAGCAGCAGGTGTTGTTATGGAAGCAGTTGTGGCAACAGTTGTGGCTGATGAGATTCTTGAAAAATTCTCTTCTGACAATCTCGAAGAATTAAAAGAAGCTGTCGCTCGTCATCGTGATTATGTCAAACATTTTTAA
- a CDS encoding prephenate dehydrogenase produces MENKVIYVAGLGLIGGSLALGIKRDHPDYKILGYNRSDKSRNVALERGIVDEATADFKEFAPLADVIILAVPIKQTIEFIKTLSEMNLKENVIITDAGSTKRDIVEAGEKYLAGKGVRFVGSHPMAGSHKSGAIAADVNLFENAYYIFTPSSLTTAGTIDELKEILSGLHARYIEIDAAEHDRVTSQISHFPHVLAASLMEQAGDYAAEHEMANHFAAGAFRDMTRIAESEPGMWTSILLTNKEAVANRIDDFKDRLDEVKKLILQGDGDAIWNYFNHAKETRKEMQIHKRGGVESAFDLFIDVPDEEDVILKILELLRGTSLVNIHVNEENREDINGILQISFKNVKDLEHAKTVISEKTDYNIHIN; encoded by the coding sequence ATGGAAAATAAAGTGATTTACGTTGCAGGTTTAGGTTTGATTGGGGGATCTCTTGCCTTAGGAATTAAGCGCGACCACCCAGATTACAAAATTTTAGGATACAATCGTTCTGACAAATCACGAAATGTTGCACTCGAGCGTGGGATTGTTGATGAAGCGACAGCAGATTTTAAAGAATTTGCACCTCTAGCAGATGTGATTATTTTGGCAGTTCCGATTAAACAGACCATTGAGTTTATTAAGACGCTTTCTGAAATGAACTTGAAAGAGAATGTGATTATTACGGATGCCGGTTCAACGAAACGTGATATTGTTGAGGCGGGAGAAAAATACTTGGCTGGTAAAGGTGTTCGCTTTGTCGGCTCACATCCAATGGCAGGTTCTCACAAGTCAGGGGCAATTGCCGCCGATGTGAATTTATTTGAAAATGCGTATTACATTTTTACTCCATCTTCTTTAACGACAGCAGGAACGATTGATGAACTCAAGGAAATTTTATCTGGGCTTCATGCGCGTTATATTGAAATTGATGCGGCAGAGCATGACCGCGTAACGAGTCAAATTTCACATTTCCCACATGTCCTTGCAGCAAGTTTGATGGAGCAGGCTGGTGATTATGCAGCAGAGCATGAAATGGCTAATCATTTTGCGGCGGGTGCTTTTCGCGATATGACACGTATTGCTGAAAGTGAACCAGGCATGTGGACCAGTATTCTCTTGACCAATAAAGAAGCTGTTGCTAATCGCATTGATGATTTCAAGGATAGACTCGATGAGGTCAAAAAACTCATTTTACAAGGTGATGGTGATGCGATTTGGAATTACTTCAATCATGCTAAAGAAACGCGTAAAGAAATGCAGATTCACAAACGCGGTGGCGTGGAAAGTGCCTTTGATCTTTTCATCGATGTTCCCGATGAAGAAGATGTTATTTTGAAAATCTTGGAATTGCTTCGCGGAACATCTTTGGTTAATATTCATGTCAATGAAGAAAACCGCGAAGATATTAATGGGATTTTACAAATTTCATTTAAAAATGTTAAAGATTTGGAACATGCTAAAACAGTTATTAGTGAAAAAACTGACTATAACATTCATATTAATTAA
- a CDS encoding DUF6556 family protein, whose protein sequence is MSQHYSRRQKSSKKDKEQAPSKHIKKGFSAFQKTIALIGSILSIIVASITITNALKGSSSQKPTDKSTTTVVIKEGNKSNNSKTDTSASTTYSSSAANNSVYNSDTNSNNATYDSSSDSTTYSSSADTTQDNTQTSSQATSDTTAGSATETNQ, encoded by the coding sequence ATGTCTCAACATTATTCTAGACGTCAAAAATCATCAAAAAAAGATAAGGAACAAGCCCCATCAAAGCACATTAAAAAAGGTTTCTCAGCCTTTCAAAAAACAATTGCTCTTATTGGGTCTATCCTTAGTATTATCGTAGCAAGTATCACTATCACAAACGCCTTAAAAGGCTCATCAAGTCAAAAGCCAACTGACAAATCAACGACAACTGTTGTGATTAAAGAAGGTAACAAAAGCAATAACAGTAAAACTGATACTTCTGCGTCAACAACATATTCAAGTTCTGCTGCTAACAACAGTGTTTACAATAGTGACACTAATAGCAACAATGCAACTTATGACTCTAGCTCAGATTCTACAACTTACAGTTCAAGTGCTGATACAACACAAGACAACACTCAAACAAGTTCTCAAGCGACATCTGATACTACTGCAGGAAGTGCTACTGAAACAAATCAATAA
- a CDS encoding GNAT family N-acetyltransferase: MELKRQEVKLFSKSSRDVKNLYLSAFPAVERAPYLPLLLTAYRDLADFYAYYDGDDFVGLAYILQNEAVVYLFFLAVNPNIRSRGYGSAILQDVKDLAGNRPVVLAIEPMDEKADNFDQRLKRVRFYEKNGFHITAYYYHEGSETYQMMANTKQIDIDAIEKLTKKAVLGLVKVSFDKK; this comes from the coding sequence ATGGAATTAAAACGTCAAGAGGTGAAACTTTTTTCAAAAAGTTCCCGTGATGTCAAAAACTTATACTTATCAGCTTTTCCAGCTGTTGAACGTGCACCGTATTTGCCGTTGTTGCTGACGGCTTATCGTGACTTAGCAGATTTTTATGCTTATTATGATGGCGATGATTTTGTCGGTTTAGCTTACATTTTACAAAATGAAGCTGTGGTTTATTTATTTTTCTTAGCTGTTAACCCTAACATTCGTTCTCGTGGTTACGGCTCAGCTATTTTGCAAGATGTTAAAGATTTAGCTGGGAATCGTCCAGTCGTTTTGGCAATTGAGCCTATGGACGAAAAAGCTGATAATTTTGATCAACGTTTGAAGCGCGTGCGTTTTTATGAGAAAAATGGTTTTCACATCACAGCCTATTATTACCATGAAGGTAGTGAGACCTATCAAATGATGGCAAATACTAAGCAGATTGATATTGATGCTATCGAAAAATTGACTAAAAAAGCTGTTTTGGGATTAGTGAAAGTATCCTTTGACAAAAAATAA
- a CDS encoding L-lactate dehydrogenase has protein sequence MSRKVGIIGMGHVGSTVAHGLIAQGAFDDYVLIDTNEKKVTADAVDFRDAAANLNQHANIVLNDYEALADADVVISALGNIKLQDNPNADRFAELPFTAKEVPLVAKKLKEVGFKGIIVAISNPVDVITSLYQHYSGLPKERVIGTGTLLDTARMKRAVAERFGVDARSVYGYNLGEHGNSQFTAWSQVRVKGQPISNFTDQATLEEIAHEAMIGGHTVFYGKKYTSYGIASAAIRLAIAVVSDSHEELPVSNYYEPLDTYLSYPAIVGREGIIEQVKLTLPADEEAKLENSANFIKRKFAESLN, from the coding sequence ATGTCACGTAAGGTTGGAATTATTGGAATGGGTCATGTTGGCTCAACTGTTGCTCACGGACTGATTGCTCAAGGGGCTTTTGATGATTATGTCTTAATTGATACCAATGAGAAAAAAGTTACCGCAGATGCGGTTGATTTCCGTGATGCTGCAGCGAATCTAAATCAACATGCCAATATTGTGCTTAATGATTATGAAGCTTTAGCTGATGCCGATGTGGTTATCTCAGCTCTAGGAAATATCAAACTTCAAGATAATCCAAATGCAGACCGTTTTGCGGAGTTACCTTTTACAGCAAAAGAAGTGCCTTTGGTTGCTAAAAAGCTAAAAGAGGTTGGATTTAAAGGGATTATTGTAGCTATTTCAAATCCAGTTGATGTCATTACTAGTCTCTATCAACACTACTCAGGTCTTCCAAAGGAACGTGTTATTGGTACAGGTACTTTGCTAGATACTGCTCGTATGAAACGTGCCGTTGCAGAACGTTTTGGTGTTGATGCGCGTAGCGTTTACGGTTATAACCTTGGCGAACATGGAAATTCACAATTTACGGCTTGGAGTCAAGTTCGTGTCAAAGGACAACCAATTTCTAACTTTACAGACCAAGCGACGCTTGAGGAAATCGCACATGAAGCCATGATTGGTGGACATACGGTCTTTTATGGTAAAAAATACACAAGCTATGGGATTGCAAGTGCAGCTATTCGTTTGGCGATTGCAGTTGTTTCAGATAGCCATGAAGAATTACCGGTTTCTAATTACTATGAACCGCTAGATACTTACCTTAGCTATCCAGCTATTGTTGGACGAGAAGGTATTATCGAGCAAGTAAAATTAACTTTGCCAGCTGACGAAGAAGCTAAACTTGAAAATTCAGCCAACTTTATCAAACGTAAATTTGCTGAAAGTCTAAACTAA